From a single Callithrix jacchus isolate 240 chromosome 5, calJac240_pri, whole genome shotgun sequence genomic region:
- the SUMO2 gene encoding small ubiquitin-related modifier 2, translated as MADEKPKEGVKTENNDHINLKVAGQDGSVVQFKIKRHTPLSKLMKAYCERQGLSMRQIRFRFDGQPINETDTPAQLEMEDEDTIDVFQQQTGGVY; from the exons ATGGCCGACGAAAAGCCCAAG gaaGGAGTCAAGACTGAGAACAACGATCATATTAATTTGAAAGTGGCGGGGCAGGATGGTTCTGTGGTGCAGTTTAAGATTAAGAGGCATACACCACTTAGTAAACTAATGAAAGCCTATTGCGAACGACAG GGATTGTCAATGAGGCAGATCAGATTCCGATTTGACGGGCAACCAATCAATGAAACAGACACACCTGCACAG TTGGAAATGGAGGATGAAGATACAATTGATGTGTTCCAACAGCAGACGGGAGGTGTCTACTGA